A region from the Verrucomicrobiota bacterium genome encodes:
- the trpB gene encoding tryptophan synthase subunit beta, whose product MSTPPGFSMPDVAGRFGPYGGMYVPETLMSALQELTRVYLQARDEEAFQKELKYYLQQYAGRPTRLFYAKRLTDLVGGAKIYLKREDLLHTGAHKINNALGQALLCKRMGKKRVIAETGAGQHGVATASVAAQFGFECTIYMGAEDCRRQALNVARMKFLGAKVVSVEAGQKTLKEAVNEAMRDWVTHVRTTHYILGTAYGSHPFPMMVRDFHRVIGLEARAQILEQEGRLPDLLVACVGGGSNAIGLFHPFLNDESVRMIGVEAGGRGITPGDHAARFQGGSLGVLQGTLSYILQNDDGQISSTHSVSAGLDYAAVGPEHCYLKDCGRAEYTYAKDDEVLETFQLLCRTEGIIPALESTHALVEAIKQAKKLGKDKVIIVNLSGRGDKDVQEVMRLLGME is encoded by the coding sequence ATGAGTACCCCTCCTGGATTCTCCATGCCGGATGTCGCTGGTCGTTTCGGCCCTTACGGGGGTATGTATGTGCCGGAGACTTTGATGTCAGCGCTCCAGGAGTTAACCCGTGTTTATCTCCAGGCCCGTGACGAGGAGGCTTTCCAAAAAGAATTAAAATATTACCTGCAACAATATGCCGGGCGTCCGACCAGACTTTTTTATGCAAAGAGGCTCACTGACCTTGTCGGTGGGGCGAAAATATACCTTAAACGTGAAGACCTCCTCCATACCGGTGCCCACAAAATCAATAACGCCCTCGGCCAAGCCCTGCTTTGTAAGCGTATGGGCAAAAAACGGGTGATTGCCGAAACCGGTGCCGGCCAGCATGGGGTCGCCACTGCTTCGGTCGCGGCACAGTTCGGATTTGAATGCACCATCTATATGGGTGCGGAAGATTGCCGCCGCCAGGCTTTGAATGTCGCGCGGATGAAATTCCTGGGCGCAAAAGTCGTCTCGGTCGAGGCCGGTCAAAAAACATTAAAAGAAGCGGTGAATGAAGCCATGCGTGATTGGGTCACCCATGTCCGCACGACCCATTATATTTTAGGCACAGCCTATGGTTCACATCCTTTTCCCATGATGGTCCGGGATTTCCACCGCGTCATCGGTCTGGAGGCACGGGCACAGATCCTCGAGCAGGAAGGGCGTCTGCCTGATCTTTTGGTGGCCTGTGTCGGTGGCGGGAGTAATGCGATCGGGCTTTTCCATCCCTTCTTGAATGATGAATCCGTCAGGATGATCGGTGTCGAGGCGGGCGGTCGGGGAATTACTCCCGGGGATCATGCCGCGCGTTTCCAAGGGGGGAGCCTCGGAGTATTACAGGGCACCCTTTCTTATATTTTGCAGAATGATGACGGACAGATCTCGTCCACTCATTCCGTTTCCGCCGGGCTGGATTATGCCGCTGTCGGCCCGGAACATTGTTATTTGAAGGATTGTGGCCGTGCCGAATACACCTACGCTAAGGACGACGAGGTCTTGGAGACATTCCAGCTCCTCTGCCGCACGGAAGGAATCATTCCCGCCCTCGAGAGTACCCACGCATTGGTCGAAGCCATTAAACAGGCTAAAAAACTCGGGAAAGACAAAGTCATCATCGTTAATCTCTCCGGGCGCGGTGACAAGGATGTCCAGGAAGTCATGCGGTTGCTGGGCATGGAGTGA
- the lnt gene encoding apolipoprotein N-acyltransferase, producing the protein MNPLAKQFALLALGSLATGLLLASLFPKMEWAGMAWLALTPLLYVLRGGKSALTAEEREGGAGEYNVTRMREAFGWGWLSGFIYFVISLSWIGHVTVGGVLILALYLGIGMGLWSMVVTLQWRRNQILSSVSNLQFALSAAAAWVILEWVKGHLFSGFPWNNLGVSLYRNLPMIQIADHFGVYGLSFMIVFVNVILLLTIMRLNVEIRMMIRQRNDFQLFRLRPHLDFTVGMAMIMVSYGYGMVCLFESHPIVPVKLRIALVQGNIPQDQKWDNKRFYSILDTYTSLTESAALAKPDLLVWPESATPDGYLENKEVFEAIGKLTADNGYTFIFGSNDLVDGKDYTGAFLIGPRQSSFEYYHKMHLVPYGEYVPLRDWMPWLRKVVPIGDGFYPGKDPKVFVVGPDNLRIAPLVCFEDLFPSISQQRVLIGCDAFVNLTNGGWYGESSGIYQHLANSVFRSIETRRPMIRATNTGMTCWIDPKGRIRDAFAPFVAGFQICVVDIYQNAPVTFYARHGDIFVVFCLLVLILALARSLLWQWK; encoded by the coding sequence ATGAACCCCCTCGCGAAACAATTTGCTCTGCTAGCCCTCGGCAGCCTGGCGACAGGACTTTTGCTCGCGAGTCTTTTCCCGAAAATGGAATGGGCAGGAATGGCGTGGTTGGCTTTGACCCCGCTGCTTTATGTCTTGCGCGGGGGTAAATCGGCTTTGACGGCGGAGGAGCGGGAAGGTGGTGCGGGGGAATACAACGTTACCCGGATGAGGGAAGCTTTTGGTTGGGGATGGTTGAGCGGATTTATCTATTTTGTAATCAGTCTGTCATGGATCGGGCACGTTACTGTGGGGGGGGTATTGATCCTCGCCCTTTATCTGGGCATCGGCATGGGGCTTTGGTCCATGGTAGTGACCTTGCAATGGAGGCGGAATCAAATCCTGTCTTCCGTGAGCAATTTGCAATTTGCTCTGTCGGCAGCGGCGGCCTGGGTCATTCTCGAATGGGTGAAGGGCCATCTTTTTAGCGGATTCCCCTGGAATAACCTCGGGGTGAGCCTGTACCGCAATTTGCCCATGATCCAGATTGCCGATCATTTCGGGGTCTATGGCCTGTCGTTTATGATCGTTTTTGTCAATGTGATCCTCTTGCTCACGATCATGAGGTTAAATGTCGAGATCCGGATGATGATCAGGCAGAGGAATGATTTTCAGCTTTTCAGGTTACGCCCGCATTTAGATTTTACCGTAGGCATGGCCATGATCATGGTTTCTTATGGTTACGGGATGGTCTGCCTTTTTGAGTCGCACCCGATTGTGCCGGTTAAACTCAGGATAGCCTTGGTCCAAGGGAATATTCCCCAAGACCAGAAATGGGATAATAAACGCTTTTATTCGATTTTGGATACCTACACGAGCCTCACGGAGAGTGCGGCTTTGGCCAAACCGGATTTGCTGGTCTGGCCGGAATCCGCCACTCCAGATGGTTATTTGGAGAATAAGGAAGTCTTTGAGGCGATCGGCAAACTCACGGCGGATAATGGTTACACCTTTATTTTCGGGTCAAATGACTTGGTCGACGGAAAGGACTACACCGGGGCATTCCTCATCGGCCCCCGGCAAAGTTCTTTTGAGTACTACCACAAAATGCATCTGGTGCCGTATGGCGAATATGTCCCCCTGCGCGATTGGATGCCGTGGTTGCGCAAGGTGGTCCCGATCGGGGATGGGTTTTACCCCGGTAAAGATCCAAAGGTTTTTGTGGTGGGCCCGGATAACTTGCGGATTGCCCCGCTTGTTTGTTTTGAGGATTTATTCCCGTCCATTTCGCAGCAGCGGGTTTTAATCGGCTGTGACGCGTTTGTGAACCTGACCAATGGCGGGTGGTACGGGGAGTCGTCGGGTATCTACCAGCATCTGGCGAATTCCGTATTCCGCTCCATCGAGACCCGGCGACCGATGATCCGGGCGACAAATACCGGGATGACCTGCTGGATCGACCCAAAGGGGAGGATCCGTGATGCTTTTGCCCCGTTTGTGGCGGGGTTCCAGATTTGTGTGGTGGATATATACCAGAATGCACCCGTGACATTTTATGCAAGACACGGGGACATTTTTGTCGTATTCTGCCTACTTGTATTAATTTTAGCATTAGCGAGATCCCTATTATGGCAATGGAAGTAA
- the prfB gene encoding peptide chain release factor 2 (programmed frameshift) — MAMEVIFDINELVTRVEQVRRFLDVAAKEKKITDLEARMADTDFWSSPAAAQKTVAELATIRGTVNPFKGAAAKVDDLVTMKELLDAEEASPQRESELAAWQADCAAAEKQIALVELRAFLSGEQDASNAIITIHSGAGGTDACDWADLLLRMYKRYCERKGFKYETVDLQPGDEAGIRSATMVVSGEYVYGFLRQEMGVHRLVRISPFNANAARQTSFASVDVYPEIEDDIEIKIEDKDLKIDTYRSSGAGGQHVNKTDSAVRMTHIPTGIIVACQNERSQIKNRATALKILRARIYEMQEAEKLKELNKRHGAKDAISFGSQIRSYFFHPYKLVNDHRTGLKISNVQGVMDGDLDELIETMLRGVRRGDNQNDEDEV, encoded by the exons ATGGCAATGGAAGTAATTTTCGATATTAATGAACTTGTGACCCGGGTGGAACAGGTACGGAGGTTTCTT GACGTAGCCGCCAAAGAAAAAAAAATCACCGACCTAGAGGCGCGTATGGCCGACACAGATTTCTGGTCGAGTCCCGCCGCCGCCCAAAAAACCGTCGCCGAGCTCGCCACGATCAGGGGAACGGTAAATCCTTTTAAGGGAGCCGCCGCAAAAGTCGATGACCTCGTCACGATGAAAGAACTCCTCGACGCCGAAGAGGCCTCCCCCCAGCGGGAGTCCGAACTAGCCGCTTGGCAGGCTGATTGTGCCGCCGCAGAAAAACAAATTGCGCTGGTGGAGCTGCGGGCTTTTCTTTCGGGTGAACAGGATGCCAGTAATGCGATTATCACGATCCATTCAGGTGCCGGTGGCACTGATGCCTGTGACTGGGCGGATTTACTCCTGCGTATGTACAAAAGGTATTGTGAGAGGAAAGGCTTCAAATACGAGACGGTCGATTTGCAGCCGGGTGATGAGGCGGGCATACGGAGCGCGACGATGGTGGTCTCGGGCGAGTATGTCTATGGATTCCTCCGCCAAGAGATGGGTGTCCACAGGCTCGTGAGGATCTCACCATTTAATGCGAATGCCGCCCGGCAGACCTCCTTTGCTTCCGTCGATGTCTATCCAGAAATCGAGGACGATATCGAGATCAAAATCGAGGATAAAGACCTGAAAATCGATACCTACCGTTCCAGCGGGGCGGGGGGGCAACACGTGAATAAAACCGATTCAGCTGTGCGTATGACGCATATTCCCACCGGGATCATCGTCGCCTGTCAAAATGAACGCTCCCAGATAAAAAACCGCGCCACGGCTTTAAAGATCCTGCGCGCCCGGATCTATGAGATGCAGGAGGCGGAGAAACTTAAGGAATTAAATAAACGCCACGGGGCAAAAGACGCCATCAGCTTCGGCAGCCAGATCCGTTCCTACTTTTTCCACCCCTACAAACTGGTTAATGATCACCGGACAGGCTTGAAAATATCTAATGTACAGGGTGTGATGGATGGTGATCTGGATGAGCTGATCGAAACCATGCTCCGCGGTGTCCGCCGCGGGGATAATCAAAATGACGAGGACGAGGTATGA
- a CDS encoding phosphoribosylanthranilate isomerase, with the protein MEPRIKICGITNREDAEKAVEYGADALGFVFYTNSPRFITPQEVVMLTTSIPVFVSKVGVFVDLGIEEVRKIANEVGLEAIQLHGNESREYCKGFYQPVIKAFRMKNIETLIEMRDYEVSAFLLDAFSSNSLGGTGKKFNWDWALRAKVYNRPIILSGGLTPDNVGEAVRTVHPYAIDVSSGVESVPGKKDHIMMRDFIQACKKV; encoded by the coding sequence GTGGAGCCTAGAATCAAAATATGCGGAATAACAAACCGTGAAGATGCAGAAAAAGCTGTGGAATACGGTGCAGACGCACTCGGATTTGTTTTTTATACGAATAGTCCCCGCTTTATCACCCCGCAGGAAGTCGTGATGCTCACGACATCCATCCCGGTTTTTGTCTCGAAAGTGGGTGTCTTTGTGGACTTGGGTATAGAGGAGGTCCGAAAGATCGCTAATGAAGTCGGGCTAGAGGCCATCCAGCTCCATGGAAATGAATCACGCGAGTATTGTAAGGGATTTTATCAGCCGGTGATCAAGGCTTTCCGGATGAAAAATATCGAGACCCTCATAGAAATGAGGGATTACGAGGTCAGTGCTTTTCTTTTGGATGCCTTTTCGAGTAATTCACTCGGGGGTACCGGCAAGAAATTTAATTGGGACTGGGCTCTGCGCGCAAAGGTGTATAACCGCCCGATTATCCTCTCTGGGGGTTTAACCCCTGACAACGTCGGTGAGGCTGTCAGGACGGTTCATCCCTATGCCATTGATGTCAGTAGCGGGGTGGAGTCCGTGCCCGGCAAAAAAGATCACATCATGATGCGGGACTTTATCCAGGCGTGTAAAAAAGTATGA
- the trpC gene encoding indole-3-glycerol phosphate synthase TrpC: MNILQEIIDYKKGFVEEAKRQRSLIALQKEAALPRRKYNFKGTLKKPGKIALIAEVKKASPSAGLIRADFNHTQIAEDYFVAGASAISVLTDEKYFQGHLRYLEEIHATVPLPLLRKDFTIDEYQIYEAVIAGAAAILLIVAALTPAQIAQFSRLAKSLHLDVLVEVHDQEELQIALDSGAEMIGINNRDLKAMKTDLALTERLAPTIPAGIIKVGESGIHSRADVERLRLVGIDAILVGESIMRSGDMKQKIGELIGGA, encoded by the coding sequence ATGAATATCTTGCAGGAAATAATCGATTACAAAAAAGGTTTTGTCGAGGAAGCTAAAAGGCAGCGTTCCTTGATCGCCCTCCAAAAGGAGGCGGCTCTCCCACGCCGGAAATATAATTTCAAGGGTACCCTGAAAAAGCCCGGGAAAATCGCGCTGATTGCCGAGGTTAAAAAGGCCTCACCCTCCGCCGGGTTGATCCGCGCGGACTTTAACCACACGCAAATTGCGGAAGATTATTTTGTCGCAGGAGCCTCGGCCATATCCGTGCTCACCGATGAGAAATATTTCCAAGGCCATCTCCGTTATCTCGAGGAGATCCATGCGACGGTTCCCCTGCCGCTGTTACGGAAAGATTTTACGATCGATGAATACCAGATTTATGAGGCAGTCATCGCCGGTGCAGCGGCGATCCTTTTGATCGTGGCGGCATTGACCCCCGCGCAAATTGCGCAGTTTAGCAGGCTGGCCAAAAGCCTCCACCTCGATGTGCTCGTGGAGGTGCATGACCAAGAGGAGCTGCAAATCGCTCTGGACAGTGGGGCGGAGATGATCGGGATCAATAATCGCGATTTAAAGGCGATGAAAACGGATTTAGCCCTTACGGAACGCCTCGCCCCGACTATTCCGGCAGGGATAATCAAGGTCGGGGAAAGTGGGATTCATAGCCGGGCTGATGTGGAACGCTTGCGTCTGGTGGGGATAGACGCTATCCTTGTGGGTGAATCAATCATGAGATCTGGTGATATGAAACAAAAAATAGGAGAGTTAATCGGTGGAGCCTAG